The Clostridium sporogenes region CCAAAATTCTAACAACTATTAATTGTTTTTTAGTTCCTTGTACGCATCTAAAAGTACCTTTCCTTCACTTTCCCATGAATACTTTTCTAAAACAAAATTTCTCCCGTTTTCCCCTAGTTCTTTCATTAATTCTTTATCAAACAATAAATTATGTATTGTTCTAGCTATATCTTCAGGGTTTTTAGGATCTATGCCTAAAAAGCAATCTTTAAATACACAATTCCAATATTCAAAGTCTGACATAATCATAGGTAATTCACAAGCCATATACTCAAATGGCTTATTAGGTAATGCTGATACATGATTATCAACAGGCCAAAAATTAACTATTCCAATATCAGCTTTCTTCATATAAGAATATGCTTGTTTTTGTGGTATCAGCCCAAAGTATTCCACATATTCCCATCCTTTTGATTTCATACACTCTTCTTCATAATTTTTATTTTCCCATTTCCCCAAAAGCCATAATTTAACTTCGCCTTTTAAAACCGCCATTGATTCTATAATTTCTTTTATACCTCTTATTTTAGTTAATCCACCAGCATATATTACAACGGGTGTTTTCTTTTCTATATCTATAGCCTTTATAGAATCTATATCTGAAATAACAGGAAAATTTCTTACTATCACTGTTCTATTCATATTAAAATTTTTAGCAATATCTTCTGAAACACATACTATTTTATCAAAATTTTGTGCTGCCTTTTTCTCATATTTATTGAAAATATTGGATACTAATTTTCTTATAAAATCACTTTTTAGCCATTCTTTAGTTAATATTTGCTTAGGTACATCCTCATGTACATCATATATAACTTTCTTACCTAATTTCTTTAATTTTACACCTACAGGTATTAATTCTGGATCATGAAAATGATATATATCTGCATTAATTTCTACTGCCTTTTTAAAAGCTATTTTTCTCTTTTTGAAGAACCTATAAAATCTACCATTTTCTTTTGGAAGATGAACTATTTTTACACCATCTGAAA contains the following coding sequences:
- a CDS encoding glycosyltransferase family 4 protein, with the translated sequence MKTKICHISTAHPTFDTRIYHKECRTIAKNGYDIYLLIANSKDEVSDGVKIVHLPKENGRFYRFFKKRKIAFKKAVEINADIYHFHDPELIPVGVKLKKLGKKVIYDVHEDVPKQILTKEWLKSDFIRKLVSNIFNKYEKKAAQNFDKIVCVSEDIAKNFNMNRTVIVRNFPVISDIDSIKAIDIEKKTPVVIYAGGLTKIRGIKEIIESMAVLKGEVKLWLLGKWENKNYEEECMKSKGWEYVEYFGLIPQKQAYSYMKKADIGIVNFWPVDNHVSALPNKPFEYMACELPMIMSDFEYWNCVFKDCFLGIDPKNPEDIARTIHNLLFDKELMKELGENGRNFVLEKYSWESEGKVLLDAYKELKNN